In Nerophis lumbriciformis linkage group LG04, RoL_Nlum_v2.1, whole genome shotgun sequence, a single window of DNA contains:
- the cxcr3.2 gene encoding C-X-C chemokine receptor type 3-2 yields MDEYMSTTEDYWFFDYDNYTFSPESSKTYAAPCPHDDIYTFAQRYLPVVFGLVFFLALVGNVLVLCVIRRYRTSRGGACSFSLTDTFLLHLAISDLLLAFTLPLFAVQWAHQWVFGEVACKISGALFSLNRYSGILFLACISFDRYLAIVHAVNASWKRSTCQAQIACGLIWVVCLGLGGIDIAFKQVGEVDIMGRRGPLLCQVWFTDNPVQWQVGLQLVSVSLGFGLPLLVMLYCYIWIFRSLCNATRRQKRKSLRLIVSLVSVFVLCWAPYNCFQLADSLQRLGAVPGGCQFGRVVDIGTLITESVGLSHCALNPLLYGFVGVKFRREMARMCKGLLGARGWLGMEGWRDRRRKTASSYSSAESENTYYSVVG; encoded by the exons ATGGATGAATATATGTCCACCACAGAAGACTACTGG TTTTTCGACTACGACAACTACACCTTCTCCCCTGAAAGCAGCAAGACGTACGCGGCGCCCTGCCCCCATGATGACATCTACACGTTTGCGCAGAGATACCTTCCTGTGGTCTTCGGCCTGGTCTTCTTCCTGGCCTTGGTGGGCAACGTGCTGGTGCTGTGCGTGATCCGGCGCTACAGAACGTCCCGCGGCGGCGCCTGCTCCTTCTCCCTCACCGACACCTTCCTCCTCCACCTGGCCATCTCCGACCTGCTGCTGGCCTTCACGCTGCCGCTGTTCGCCGTGCAGTGGGCGCACCAGTGGGTTTTCGGCGAAGTGGCCTGCAAGATCTCCGGCGCCCTCTTCTCTCTCAACCGCTACAGCGGCATCCTCTTCCTGGCCTGCATCAGCTTCGATCGCTACCTGGCCATCGTTCACGCCGTCAACGCCAGTTGGAAGCGCAGCACCTGCCAGGCCCAGATCGCCTGCGGCCTGATCTGGGTGGTCTGTCTGGGGCTGGGGGGCATCGACATCGCCTTCAAGCAGGTGGGGGAGGTGGACATTATGGGTCGACGGGGGCCGCTCCTGTGCCAGGTTTGGTTCACCGACAACCCCGTGCAGTGGCAGGTGGGCCTGCAGCTGGTCAGCGTGAGTCTCGGGTTCGGACTCCCGCTCCTGGTCATGCTTTACTGCTACATCTGGATCTTCCGGTCGCTCTGCAATGCCACCCGGCGGCAGAAGCGCAAGTCCCTGCGCCTCATCGTCTCCCTGGTGTCCGTCTTCGTGCTCTGCTGGGCGCCCTACAACTGCTTCCAGCTGGCCGACAGCCTGCAGAGGCTGGGCGCGGTGCCCGGCGGGTGCCAGTTCGGCCGCGTCGTGGACATCGGGACCTTGATCACCGAGAGCGTGGGGCTGTCGCACTGTGCTCTGAACCCCTTGCTGTACGGCTTCGTGGGGGTCAAGTTCCGCCGGGAGATGGCTCGGATGTGTAAAGGGCTGCTGGGGGCGAGAGGCTGGCTGGGCATGGAGGGATGGAGGGACAGGAGGCGCAAAACCGCCAGCTCCTACAGCTCTGCCGAGAGCGAAAACACCTATTACTCCGTCGTAGGGTAA